In the genome of Arachis stenosperma cultivar V10309 chromosome 6, arast.V10309.gnm1.PFL2, whole genome shotgun sequence, the window ggtggaattttcactatagttaaagtattacatacactaattccacaggattgacacaatctttccacactcaagttctaacctaaatTGATGACTTGGTTATGCTAATATCTAactcttcactcttagtgctaacccaactaagaaagggatacctcactggtacaagatacaagacacagaatcaacctaaagaaatctgaaataaCTATAGGattttctctcaagtgtttcTTTCTGTCCTTTCCACTCTTAGGCTCTTTCAATGACTCTCTCATTCAACTTTTTacctcaagaaattacagaaagataaatattgaaaagaaaattacaatctataaaacatgaaggagattgatgcTTCAACAacctctttgctatgtgatgAACCAGATTTGCTTGCCTCTGATTTAGTTCCTCATTCTGGCGGAATGCCCCTTTGACTAGAAAGCACTGTCCAAGTTGATGAATTTTTTTAGAGAACTCTTCTCAGAacataaatttcaaaaacacTGGTTATCTTTCCTTAGCTTCTGAAGGATGAAAATTCTTCTTTTGTATCGCCTTGCATGTTTCTGAGTTGCTCTCCCCTAAGTCAACTTCTTGAGCTGTGTGCTACCAACTTCCATATCAATTTTTCAGTTAATCCCCAAAATAGAAGTTTGACTCTGACTTTCTCTTACTTGACCGAAAATCTCAGAGAAGCAAAGAGAAACATTCTTTCAATGGTAAACCAGATCTGAGCCATTGAAATactacttggtccccaagacACAAATTTGACCATAGATTTACAGTAGAGCTTAACAGAGATTTCTCTCTTCATTTGTCCTAATATGGAGTGGCAGAGAGTTGGGGAAGAGGAAAAGAAAGCACGATGCATGCAAGAGGAAATAAGTTATCTTTAACTTCTGCCTTAGCTTAATTTGGTTTGATTTGGGTGATTAGACCTCTGCCTTTCTTGCTTaatccttctctttctttcttctttggtGAACAGCTTAGAGACTAAgatttctctctctttctctgaGTTCTGACCGAAAAGGAAGAAGTGAACGTTGCTTTACTGGAAACAAATTAGAGGGATTGGCTTGAGAGATGAATTCGGGCTTGGGTCGGTTATGATTTATTTAGACCGTTTGATTTCTTTGGCCTATCTGATTTCATTACTTTGATTCCTTTGGGCTGTTATTGTTTTGTAGCCCACCAGCTTTGGTTTTCTTATCTATCTTACTGGGCTGCTGCAACAAGAAATTTTGCCCTGCAACATTTAATTAGAAATAACCAACACTAATTGGTCAATTAGCCcaataaaataatgtttgtcatcattaattaatttaattaatttcttaactcaacaatctccccttgatgaaaaacataattaaaacattaaccaaagaaattaaatttgaatagAGTTAAGAAACTTCCCTTTGATTTATGTTACTTGCTTTAGTgtttctccccctttttttttcaaggGTTACTCCCCTTAAATTTATGCTCTTCTTTTCGTTCCTATTTATATTATACTTATAGAGAGCATAATAAAGAGTTACACACAATTCAACTTGACTAAGGGAGATTATACAATCAGCAACACAAATCCAGCCCAATAATGAACATATCATGTCAGCACTTTTAACAAATATCCATTTCAGAAACTGATCATGCTTTAACCAAAACAGAGCATCAAGACTAACATGGCATGAAAAAATAGCAAAACTTGTAAGGCAAGGTCAAATTAGCCTGATTATAGCATTATCAAGCTTTCAAAGCAGCAAGTATCAGAATTAATTCACAAAAAAATGACCACAACTGCAGCAATCAAAATGCACAATAAAATTCAGTAGTAGTCataattcataaaaattcactaGCAGCAATCAAATTCACCCTAAAAATTCACATATTCATGCTACTCATGTTATcactcccccttttgtcatcaagggtgAAAAATAGGCAAGATCAAGAAAAATTGCACCTTAAAACCTGCAAGAAAGTGTTAATGCAAAGTCTAAACACCAAATTAATTGAAAGTAAATGCAGCAGTAGTTAAAATATTACAGTCATCCGAAATAACAGAAAGTAgttcaaaagaacaagagaaacaATTTTCATGAAACAAATCTAGGCATCTGAACCATTTTCCTCAGaattagcttcctcttcagcaTCAGTGGTAGCATCCTCATCTTGTTGGAGATTATCAATGAACTTGAGGAAAACAGCCACTCTATCTCTTGATTTTCGGAGGAAATTCTCATGCTTGCTTCCTAGCTTCCTTTGTTCCTTACTTATGGCAATCATATAATTTGATTGGGAGACAAATTCCTGGACCATATCTTTCACAACATTAAACAGAGCAAATTTTTGTCCAACGGAGATGGAGGTTCCCTCGGTGGAAGGAGGAGGAGATTCCTCAAAATGAACTCATCATCTTCATTATCTAAAACCACCTTTTCAGAGCGAGTAGGTCCTTTTTGCTGTTTCACTGAACCACCTCCCTTTAGATATGAATATCTATTTTCATAATCCTCATTGGACAAGTCAAGACCAAAATGCTAAAAAATACAAGTTAGAAACATGCCATAAGGAAGGGCTTTGTCTTTCTCACTTCTAACAGAATTAAAACATGTTTCTTACGATCAAATAAgcaaaaaaaatttctattttaGTGAGCAGGGCATACAAAGCAAGAGTGTCAGTGTAAGATACCCTTTGAGATGAACCACTTTGAGGAAAGGATGATATGATTTACTATATGGTGCAATTGAGCAGGTTCATAACCCAGGACTTTGTGAGTAGGGGTGATGCCATCAATCAGAGAAATATGTTCACAAATATGAGCCAAAGCATCATTGAAAGAGATATTAACTCCTTCATCCCACTTAACAGAGGTATATGCATAAGCCCCAACATCAGTGTATTTCATTGAATCACTGATTGTTTCATTGTTTAGCACAATATCTTGGCCCTTGACATAAGAATGAACACTGTCCTCGTGATATGTCATGTTAGCATAAAAATCTTTGATCAAAAGAGGGTACACTAGTTTTTTGATGTTAAAAAGGTGATTCCAGTCTAGAAATTCCAGATtttcaacaaaagaaaaaccttTCTTTTTCAGATTTGGTAAATCAGCAAGAAAAGAGGGACATAGGGTACGATACTTAACAACTCCTTCAGAAAAATCATTATTCATGGCAGACTTAAATCTATAGGGGCTATAGTTGGAATGAGAGATCATGAAGTGTGATTTATGTGTAAAAAGATCAATGTCTAGTTCTCTAACAGATTTAAGAGAGATTCGAGATTTACCTCTCTGAGAACAAATGGGAACAAACATTGTCTTAGGTTGAGTGGGTTCAGAGGTAGGTTTGATAACAGTTGGACGTTTCCCTTTTGAGGAGCTTGGCTTCGACGAACTAGGTTTAGAAGGAGGTTCCTTTGGTGGTGATGTCTGCTTGACTGAGGGTGGAAACCTTGAGGGATTCTTAGTGCGAGCCATGGGATCAGAGCGAGGAGGTGAggtaggaggagaaggagaTTGAGTGAAGGTTCGGTCTTAAGAGTGAGTGGAAGGTTTTTTCTTTTGCAGGAAGCTTGAAGATCTTTTTACGAAGAGGCTTTTGTGAAACAATTTTCTTCCTCATTTGGTTGCTTTCTGGTTTTGAACGAAGAGAAGCAATAAAGGTAGTGGGGAAAAACTGAAGAGTTGGAGAAAGGAGTTATGAAGGAAGAAAAAGGAGTGTTGATAACCGCACCGTGAATAAAATTTTTCTCAAAACATGCAACTGCATCACCTCTTATTTGACTTTGAAAGGACTTGACATTACAAAaagaaagatttgaatttattaaaaataaaatggaaagtaattttaattttgaaacctTTTGACTGAAAGACAAactgaataaaataaaataaataaagaaactaaaatataataaataaatggaTCACGTAACACTCATACTAGGTCCAGAGGTGGTTTGGTTTAAGGAAACATATTGGACCAcccaaattctgaattttaaGGTTGGCCTAGATGATTTAGCATGTGTAGTAACGCCCAGAGAGATCTGTTTAGAGATGGTTCTTCATATGCCTAGAATTGTCTCATAcctgtttatgagacaaaaacTCCAACAAACACATCAGCAATTTTCAATCAATGAATCATAACATAAAATCCCTATACTAGTCCTAAGCATTCAAAATTTGTCCTCAGCTAGTGGTTTAGTGAAAATATCCGCTAATTGCTCTtctgatttaacaaattgaatgctaATATCCCCTTTTTGAACATGTTCTAGAGTGCAAAATTGGATTCTTTGAAATATTAATGGCACTCATATTGTCACACAACAAGGGAATATATTCAGTAATTAATTTGTAATAAGCAAGTTGTGTTTTTAACCACATAAgctgagaacaacaagaagaagaagctaatACTCAGCCTCTGCAGTGGATAAAGCCATTGTTGACCGTTTCTTACTTGACCAGACATTCAAGGACTTTCCAAGGAAACAACATAAGCCTGATGTGCTCCTTCCATCAACTCTATCACcagcaaaatctgcatcacaataaccaactgcAGAAAAATCACCAATCTTAGGATACCTTAGACCAAAATTAgatgtgccatgaacatatctaatgattATCTTAACTGCAGAAATATGAGACTCTTTTGGTTTGGATTGGAATCTTGAACACATTTCAATACTTTGCACAATAACAGGTCTAGATGAAGTTAAGTACATAAGAGatccaatcattcctctatacctagtctcatctccatctttctcagtttctccCTTTTCTAATTTTGAATTAGGGTGAATGGGAGTTCCCATGGGTTTGGCATTTTccataccaaatttcttaactagttccttggcatacttctcttgatgaataaaaatactatttttagTTTGCTTAATTTGAAgcccaaggaaaaaattaagttcacccatcatactcatatcaaattcacttgtcatgagttttccaaattcagtgcaaagggattcattggctgatccaaaaataatatCATCAACATAGATTTGGACTAGTATGAAAGAATCATTAGAGTTCTTGATAAATAGAGTAGTGTTTGTGGTGTctctttgaaaaccattttttaGAAGAAAAGAGCTTAACCTCTCATACtaagctctaggagcttgtcttagACCATAGAGAActtttgataatttgaaaatatggttaaaaaattctttattttcaaatccaGGTGGCTGCTctacatacacttctctatctatcacaccATTTAAGAATacacatttcacatccatttgatataatttaaaaccacaaaaaGCAGCATAAGCTGAAAGAAGTCTTATGGATTCTATTTGGGCAACAGGGGAAAATgattcatcaaagtctattccttcttcttggtcatatccttgtgccactaACCTAACtttgtttcttgcaatgctaCCATCCTCTTCTAGTTTGTTCCGAAATATCCACTCGGTGCCGGTCACTTTTTTTTCATTCGAGCTTGGAAACAATGTCCAAACTTAGTTCTTCTCAAACTCATGAAACTCATCCTCCATTGCCTTTACCCAAGAAGGGTCATCAAGGGCTTCCTTGACATTCTGAGGCTCTATTTGAGAGAGAAGAGCAATGTTTGATTCTTCACTTGCCTTTCTAGTTGAAGACCAAGTTTTAACACTATGAAAGACGTCCCCAACGACAAATTCCTCAAGATAATTCTTCAAAAATCTCCATTCACAAGGTCTGGTGAACTTGGAGGCAGATTCATTACCAAGGGATTTAGGGAACTGTTGGTTTCTGAATTtccttcagattcatgagacaaaacaGAATTGTCTCTTGTTGAATTTTCAGCAGCTGCAGTTTCTGGTTCAGTCTGTCCAGAATTTTCATTTTCACGATTTTGTACAGTTTCATCatccttttgagcttgattcCCTGCATTATAGTCTTCCAAAATACTTTGAACCAATTTAGTATCACaaatgtaacatgtatggactccTCAATTATCTAACATCTTGATTATAAACtctatatgctttactagttgtgaaatatcctacaaacaaacactcatatgcctttggatcaaatttaccCAAATTATCTTTGTTATTAAgaacaaaacatttgcatccaaagataTGCAAGTAGTTCACGTTTGGAGGGTGACCTTTCTAAAgttcataaggggttttcttcaaaaattttcttatgatggttctattcaaaatgtggcaagctgtgttaaccgcttcagtccaaaggaattttggaacatttctctcacaaagcatagctcttgtcatttcttgaatacttctatttcttctttccacaacaccattttgttgtggtgtccttggacaagagaagttgtgagatattccaaattcctcacaaaaggattcaaataaTTGGTTTTCAAGTTCAATTCCATTGTCACTTCTTATAAAAGAGATctttaaatccttttcattttgaactttcttgcaaaagatttcaaaggccgaaaaggcttcatttttATGTGCAAGAAATAAAATCCAACCAAACCTAGAGtagtcatccacaattactaaaccataatgtttaccacttaagctttgagttcttgttggaccaaatacATCAATATGTAGCAATtcaagtggtcttttagtagaaatgtcttcctttgatttaaatgaattttttgtttgtttttccatttggcaagcatcagaagtgatgtctttgtcaaattttattaaagaaatACCTCTTACTAATCCTTTATTaacaagtttgtttatttgaaacatacttgcatggcccaatctcttgtgccatagccacttttcagattctttagaatgaaaacaagctacattttgatccTTTAGTTCATCAAGGGTAAGTCCATACACATTATTACAATGCTTTGCAATAAACAATACTTCATTTGTCTTTTCATTCACAACACAGCATTCTAATCTTTTGAAAGTCACTAAATAACATAACTCACACAATTGACTTATACTCAAAAGATTATGCCTTAACCCATTTACCAAAAAGACATCATCAATGAAGGTAGAATGATTATTACCTACTTTTTCAACAACAACTATTttaccttttccatcatctcaaaaggtcacaaaacctccatcatacttgtttAGTTTTATGAAGAAAGTTGACCTTCCAGTCATGTGCCTTGAGCATCCACTATCCAAGTACCACATATCccttttgttcttggatgctaggcaaatttgcattaaaaacttCAAGtaaccttaggtatccaaattagtttggatcctttgaagttaatccatTTTGGTTGCCCAAGTGCATTGAAATCACACACAACATTGTAAATTTGGTTTCCTATAATTCTTTTTTCAATGAAGCATTGTGAATGTGAGTGACCAAATTTCTTACCATTGAAACAATGATTTTCTGATGCCTATTGCTGAAATTGAGGTGATTTATTGTGGTGGAAATTAAATGATTAAAGGACTGGAATTTTCTAGTTTTTGGAAGAGGTATTTTTCTTTTGACaaactgatttttgttataattgTTCCTCTTTGTAAAAGCATTCCAACCAGAATTTTTGAAAGCTTTTAGACTTTTCGAATGTGAGATTTTGTTGTAAAAATGTAGATTTTTGAAAGCAACCTCATTATTTGAAATGTATCCCATATCTAACCTATTTGATGTAGGTTCGGTTTTTTATGATGGCTCAGTTTTACTAGTGTAAAATTTATCAAATTCCTCCTCATGTGTGGGAACATATCAAAGACCCGATTTGTTGGAATTGGATTTAGTTTTTTATGAAGAAGCCACAAATTTCATAGAGGAATCATTAGAAACTGCACTTTCTTTGGTTATATaacctaaatcagatttttcaAACAGTGGTCTTCGActtgcaagtaatttgtccaagttactAGAAGTTTGAGCAAATTTTGCTAAATCACCATTCAGCATTTTAACCATTtcatttaatctttcatttttagcaataagctcttgagaaggatccacaatgtgctttccttttagTTTTTCAAGTTTAGATTTTAGAAATCTGTTTTCTTCAATAATATCCAAAGCACATTCAGTTTTTTTCACCTTTTCTCtcaaaaaatcattttcaactTTCAACATTTCTTTTTCAGTTTTACACTTGGTGCATTTTTCCAAGAGTTTTGAAGAATTTAGTGTAAGATCATCAATTATAGCATCTAAATCATCTATGGACAAGTCATAAtaatttacctcatcaagatgATCATTACCAGCCATGAAATAGATTTTATCTTCACCTTCAGAATTTTCTTCCTCATTCGAGTTATTCTCAAGATCCTCCCAAGATGCCATGAacactctcttcttttctttctttcctttgtcctccTTTTTGAGCTTCGGATAGTTGAGTTTAAAATGCCCAGCCTCCTTGTAATGATGACAAGTCACCTTGCTTAAGTCCTTCTTGTAATCCTTTGAGCTTAAACCCTTGTATTTGCCTTTGTTCTTCATTATCCTTCTAAGTCTCCTAACAAAAAACACAAGTTCATAATCTGAAGTATCATCACTAGACTCACTCtcttttgattctatttttgacttgagggctattccctttttttttttgagtctGGGTTTGTGTGTGTGGCTTCATAGGTAAGGAGTTTTTCTTTCAACTTATCATAGGTTATAGGGCTTAGGTTATTGCTCTCGGCTAGGACAGTGGCAGTATTTTCCcattcttttgtgaggcttctaaggagttttctcacTAGGGTTTGTTCTAAGTAGGTTGTTCTcatagcatcaaggttgttgattatgattgagaatctctcaaacacTTCATCCatgctttctccatccttcataTTAAACATGTCGTACTCTTTTTGCAGCATATCGATCCTTgtttctttgacttgtttagtgccttcgtgtgtaacctggagtttttcccagatttctttggctgtcttgcatctagacaccttTCGGTACTCTTCAAAGTTGATAAcacagtgaagaaggttgatGGCGTTAGCATTCAGCTCCATTTTCTTCTTGCCGTCATCATtccattcagcttcttcttttggagttaccactccatcagcacttATTTTTGTTGGAATCTTGGGACCGCTAACAACAATCTTCCAGATGTTGTAATCAATGGATTGAATGAGATCCTCATCTTCTGTTTCCAGTAGGCATAGTTCTTCTCGTTGAAGAAAGAATGCCTATTGTTTGACTGGCCTTCAGTTAGAGTATAGGCAACTGTGGTTGTGCCCAAGTTGTTCATCGTTGGACCTTTGCTCCAAGCGGTgaagcttgattcttgagaccttggctctcgataccaattgaaggttgtagaaggcttagagaagggggttgaatctatgacctTCTTTTACTTTAATAAAATAACCCTTTAAAACAAACTTTCAGTCTGAATCTGTTTGAATTCAGCAGCGAAAAATTTATTAGACAATTTCATTTcctctcatgaatatcagaaaacagaacataGCAGAAAAGAGAGAAGCTAACACcatcatgtatcctggttcggtttcCTTGTGCAATGCAACTTACATCCAGTCTCTCCCACAACAGTGGTGGAATTTCAACTATagttaaagtattacatacaccaattccacAAGATTGACACATTCCTtccacactcaagttctaacctaactggacttggttatgctaatacttaactcttcactcttagtgctaacccaactaagaaaggaaTACCTCACTGGTATAAGATACAAGACACAgatcaacctaaaaaaatctaaaataactctaggcttttctcttaAGTGTTTCTCTCTGCCTCTTTCCACTCTTAGACTCTTTCAATGACTCTCTCATTCAGCCTTTtatctcaagaaattacagaaagataaacattgaaaaaaaaatataatctgtaaaatatgaaggagattgatgcttcaacagcctctttgctatgtgatgAACTAGATTTGCTTGCCTCTGATTTAGTTCCTCATTCTAGTGGAATGTCCCTTTGACTAAGAAGTACTGTCCAAGTTGATGAACTTCTTCAAAGAACTCTTTACAAAACATAAACCTCAAAAACACTAGTTATCTCTCCTTAGCTTCTGAAGGATGAAAAATCTTCTTTTGTCTCTCCTTGCATGTTTCTGAGTTGCTCTCCCCTAGGTTAACTTATTGAGCTGTGTGCTACCAACTTTCATATCACTTTTTTAGATAATCCCCAAAATAGAAGTTTGACTCTGACTTTCTCTTACTTGACCGAAAACCTCAGAGAAGTAAAGAGGAACAGTCTTTCAATGGTAAACCAGATCTGAGCCATTGAAATACTACTTGGTCTCTAAGACACAAATTTGGCCATAGATTTGCAGCAGAGCTTAACAGAGGTTTCTTTCTTCATTTGTCCTAATATGGAGTGGCAGAGAGTTggggaagaggagaagaaagcACGATGCATGCAAGAGGATATAAGTTACCTTTAAATTTTGCCTTAGTTTGATTTGGTTTGATTTGGGTGATTAGACATCTGCCTTTCTTGCTTaatccttctctttctttcttctttggtGAACAGATTAGAGACTAagtttctctctctttctctgaGTTCTGACCGAAGAGGAAAATGTGAACGTTGCTTTACTAGAAGAAAATTGGAGGGATTGGCTTAAGAGATGAATTCGGGCTTGGGTCGGTTATGATTCATTTAGCCCATTTGATTTCTTTAGCCCATCTGATTTCATTACTTTGATTCCTTTGGGCTATTATTGTTTTGTAGCCCACCAGCTTTGGTTTTCTTATTTATCTTACTGGGCTACTACAACAAGGAATTTTGACCTACAATATTTAATTAGAAATAATCAACACTAATTGATTAATTAGcccaataaaataatatttgtcatcattaattaatttaattaatttcttaactcaacaatatctagttgaattttttttatatatcaaaacaagaattttatataacaataatattcTGCATTCAAATTATATTAGCAACAAAATTCAATCAAGTCATTTACATATGTGTACATTTTATTTTACGCTTCTATtgccacttcttcttcttttaaatttGCGCACGCAGGTTCTTTtttcctcctccttctcctccctctcctcctttttcttcttcttctctgatgATGCtgcgtcttcttcttcttattttttttggttatctttctctcttgttatcatcatcttcaacaattttgaattgaatggaatgaaATGGAATTTAATACAATTGAATAAAGtgataatgaataattttatcATTCTTTGTTAAAATCAGTGttgtttatgaatttgaataGAATGTatgagttttttattttatagaatGCACAATAttgttataataatatttcAGTTTATTTGCAGTCCAAGTGTGTTGTCGATGAACAATTTGTTTCAATGGTTAAGATGACTTTCAGGACAAATTGAATGGAATAGAATgaaatttaatataattgaataaggtgataataaataattttattcttctttgCTAAAAAAAGACTCAATTATCAACAAAACacattgaatttattttttgacCCAAATGAAtctcaattaaactaagaaatgaactGAAGTTACTTAAAGAACAAAACATTTTATCAATACTTATCAGCAACATCAAGTGAACATCAATTAATACACAAATGAACCTAAATTAGTTCAGATTTAAACAAGCAGTCAAAAAGACttaatcatcaataaaaacaCATCAAATTCATTTCTGGATTCAAATAAACTTCAATTAAACTAAGGaatgaaccaaaattacttaagaaataaaaaatttagtcaatacttatc includes:
- the LOC130933705 gene encoding secreted RxLR effector protein 161-like, yielding MIGSLMYLTSSRPVIVQSIEMCSRFQSKPKESHISAVKIIIRYVHGTSNFGLRYPKIGDFSAVGYCDADFAGDRVDGRSTSGLCCFLGKSLNVWSSKKRSTMALSTAEAEY